The DNA region AGCGTGTATAACTGCTTCTAGTTCGGAGATTTTTTCATCTATGAGgtaaaaattttcctttttccaTGTTTTCAGAGGggctttttaatattttcaacttGTTTTGCAAGGATACATTTGGGATGTTTCACCATTCACGAATGaggaattttttaaaattaggaTTCAAGACCGCAGTTATTACTAGCTTCCAGCGTCAGGAGTAGGGGATTGTGATCAGAGGAACTTCTATTCAACCCGATCATATTCAATTTGGGGAATTTCCTAAGCCATGAGGTACAGCACAGCCCTCTATCAATCCTACTTCTCGATTCATTTCTCCTCCACGTGAATTTTATGCCATGTAAGGGTATGTCAATCAATCCCAGATCTGTTATCCATTCCGAAAAATCTCTTCTGCTTCTGTCGCATCGAAACGTTCCGATCCTTTCCCCCGCGTGTAAAATGACATTAAAATCTCCCATCGGGAATATTGGTTTGTTGATAGCCAATCCTCTATGTTTGATCTCCTCAAATAATTGTAGTCTCCCTGCTCTATCATTATACCCATAGACCAGACCCACACAGCACTCAAAATTGTGACTTGTGATACTCCCTTCTAGTAGGATCCATCTACTCCTCGAATGTTTATGAGCTACATTGAAAGAAATTTTGTCCCATGTTGCAATGAGTCCACCTCCGTTCATCTCATTTGCGAAGACTTCACATAATTCGTACTCATCATTACCCCACATTCTCTTCAtcctattttttattgtttttttgtgttttgtttcCACTAGTCCCATGAAAGTGAGTTTATTCTTTTCCACTAGTTTCCTAATGGATATGATCTTTTCGCCTTTCCCAAGGCCACGGATATTCCAACAAAGGCAATTCATGTATTTCTAGTTGTACAAACACCCCAAGGCCAATATTACATTTGTCATTCCGGTTTTCCATCCATAATCAGTAGTCGCTTTGATTTCCTAAGACCACTAAGGACAGCTTTTTCATCTAATGCTGAAATACCTAGGATTTTTGCTGTATTCCATGTATTTTGGGCTTCCTTACAACTCTGTGTTGATGACGGAGAAGACACAAAATATTCAGACCTTTGTTTGTTCCTTTTTCTAGGCCTTCCTCTCGGATTTTTCCTCTGGCTGCAGCTCAAATCAGAGGCAGTCAGGTTTGGTTGCACTACCTCTTGCACTAGAATGGGATAGGATTTGGGCTCACTGCCATACAAAGCCATAATCCAGCTCGAGGTTTCATTCACAATAACCGGATTTATACCACACACCATCATCAAAAACTATAGGTCTGTTGAGAATATCAGTCAGTAATGGTTCGAGCTCCTCCATGTCATCTAATTTGATACTGTTCTTGTCATACTCCTCAACTCCCACATCCCCAGACTGGCTCTTCGACACCTTATGTAAAGGAatatcatgaacatccatcacaccTATTTGGGCTTCATCTGCATCCAGGGTTTCTTgcatactaattttgttttgctGTTCATTGTGCAGTCTGTTATGTTCCATGTTCATAACACCATCGCATTCCAGTAGATTGCTTAACGGTTTATTAAGCTTATCCGTCATTAAGGGTTGTGGATCATTCATGCTATCAGATTCCTTTCTGTTATACTCAAGATCCAAagaacccccccccccccccccccccccctcccagAATCACAGTGCATATACTGATGTTCAAGTGTTTCATCAAACACCACAAGATCCAGAGGGGTTGCATCAGCATCCAATGACCCCAGAATTCTGGTTTGCTCCCTATGCAGCCCTCTGTTCTGATTATGGTTCATAGTATCAATGCATTCTATCACCTTGTTTAAAGGTTTATTGATTATAACAGGCTGTAAATTTTCGAGATTTTCCAAGTCATTAGATTTCTTCCTGATGATCTAAGGTTGCCCAACCCCCGAACCAGGAGGAATGCATACAGTGAGGTCCCTTTCATCATCAGACTCAGCAGTAAGATTCAGATCATCCACTCTCAACCTAGAATTTACTTTACCTATGTCACATTTGTTCATGGCACACAAACATGACAATCCACAAAAACATGGTCTCTCTTTTACCCACACATCACAACTTCCGTGTTCAAAGATAAGTCTAATCCGGGCATCAATCTTGTTCTGAGCTTTGGTTCTCACAAGAATACGGGCATAAGTTAGGCTATATAGACCATCAACACTATTATCTATGGACAACACCGGTCCCCATTTTTCCCCAATCCTCCTCATATTCTCCTCAGACCAGCATTTGGGGTGTATACCAAAGCATTCAATCCACACAATTCGTTCATCAAAATTTGCACCCTCGGACCAGATTTGAATTTCATCAAACATATTTCAAAGATCACTCCCAACAGCCACAGCATTTTCAGCATCAAgttttgaattaaaaacaatcaaaattttTGTAGGAGCTAAGGAGAACATACCCTTAATAGGAGTTCCAGAGgttaggattttaaattctgttTGTTTGAGGTCAATCGTTGATGAACTTTCAGCAATAATGGCATTTTTCAGCATCCTGACAGTCTCGATATTTTCTAGAGCATTAAGCGTGAAAAGGATAGGAATGATCTTCCCTTGCTCCTCCTCCTTTGAATTCACTGGCTTCTTTCCTAGGAGAACTTTTGAATATTTCCTCTGGTCCCTAAAGGAGGGCTTTCTAATAACTCTAATTTTAGCGGATTTTTGCTTCACAGAGGAATTGTGATAGTTAATTGCAGACCCCCCTTTGTAGTATCTAGCCATAGCCAATCTCAATTTCCTACCCTTCACCAGAAGCCCATCCAGTTGATTGATGGCGTATATAGCTTCCTGATAGCTAGCGAACCGGACAAACCCAAAAGCATTCTTATTGACTTTCCTGATTTTCTTGGATATGAACACATCCACAACACAACCCACTTCTTCAAACATATTTCTAAGCCCAACATTTGATATATCAGCGGGGATATCGTCCACAAACAGAGAGACAGAGGAGCTTTGATTGGCGTAATCAGGTGAACGGTGGGGCTCCCGAGGTCCACACCTCCATTGGGGGTGGCAAAATCCTCGATTACCACCAAACCGACAGCCCGATTGCCTGAGACGATGGTGATTACTTGAAACCTCGCCTTCGAAGCTTAGGAGAAACAAAGAGCTCCTTCTCTAGATTGACTGAGAAAAATTCTTCCATGGTTAACCTCGTGCAGGGAGACCGGTGGCCGAAGACGGCCAGAGGTAGCCAGTGGCTAGGCGAAGATGGTCGGGAAACATTGTTACCATTTCGAAGAAGGTGATGAGACGTATAGTGTGATTGGCATCTTACATTAGCTCTTCTTTGGGAGCTTCTCTTTCTCTCACTAGGcattttgaaatatatatatatatatatatacatatgcatatatatatatatatatatatattatatatatatatatatatatatatatatatatatatatatatatatatatatatatatatatatatatatatatatatatatatatatatatagtatatatatatatatatagatatatatatatatatatatgtatatgtatatgtgtatatatatatatatatatatatatatatatataatatatatatatatatatatatatatatatatatatatatatatatatatatatatacatatatatatatatatatatatacatatatatatatatatacatatatatatatatatatatatacatatatatataatatatatctatatatatatatatatatatatgtatatatatatatatatatatgtatatatatatatatatatgtatatatatatatatatgtatatatatatatatatatgtatatatatatatgtatatatatatatatatatgtatatatatatatatatactatatatatatatatgtatatatatatatatatatatatatatatatatatatatatatatatatatatatatatatatgtgtgtatatatatatatatatgtatatatatatatatatgtatatatatatatatatgtatatatatatatatatgtatatatatatatatatgtatatatatatatatatatatatatatatatatatatatatatatatatatatatatatatatatatatatatatatatatatatatatatatatatatatataatatatatatatatatatatatatatatatatatatatattatatatatacatatatatatatatatatatatatatatatatatatatatatatacatatatatacatatatatatatatatatatatatatataatatatatatatatatacatatatatatatatatatatatatatatatatatatatatatatgcatatatatatatatatatatatatattatatatatatatatatatatatatatatatatatatatatatatatatatatacatatatatatatatatacatatatatctatttatacatatatatctatatatatatatatatatatatatatatatattatatatatatatatatatatatatatatatatacatatatatatatatatatacatatatatatatatatatatatatatatatatatatatatatatatatatatatataatatatttatatattatatatatatatatacacatacatatatatatatacacatatatatatatatatacatatatatatatatatatatatacacacatatatatatatatatatatatatatatataatatatatatatatataatatatatatatatatatatatatatttatatatatatttatatatatatatatatatatatatatatatatatatatatatatatatatatatatatacacacatatatatatgtatatatatatatatatatatatatatatatatatatatacacacacatacatatatatatatatatacacacacacatatacatatatatatatatatacgcgcatacacacacacacagatatatatatatatatatatatatatatatatatatatatatatatatatatatatatatatatatatatatatatatatatatatatatatatatatatatatatatatatatatatatatatatatatatatatatatatatatatatatatatatatatataatatatatatatatatatatatatatatatatatatatatatatatatatatatatatatattatatatatatatatatatatatatatatatatatatatatatatatatatatatatatatatctacaacgaaaaacagagaaacaaaattagtatagaaacggtttccataatttttgagttttttcatgaatatcttgcaaaacttaaatgcttaacaaattaaaaggaaaaaaaataccttaatgtcgtgggttttgaagatgaacaagaccaaagtattaaatttcgtgggtttatgaaccaagaagatgaagactttgaagaaactgttatAACACCGCGtttttgaagatgaagatgaagaactttgtgaagatgaagaactttgctgttacgtttgtgaagatgaagatgaggaacaaagcagatgaagatgaagatgaagcattttttcaatgggttttgaGAACAACCGCAGCATTGAATTGAAGAAGAAGTCGagtttgtgaaaaaaatttgaaatggcgggttctaatttattaatatgtaatggttatttgctgcgggcctccataaccggagcaattaaggtttgtgtaagggttatttgctgcggtcaagagcaaaaccgcagcaattattcTGGGTTCTACCAATCATTTGTTATGTGTCCTTATGCCATTGGCCATAgaattttcttattctttttatgTCTTAAACGTACAGGATCCATCGGTGATTTATATTGCCTGTGATGCCTTCAATGGCGTGAAAATGGGCGATAAAACTTTAATTGTTAGAAGAACTGCTGCTTAGATATATGATGTATTAAGTATATGACCATGTTCTAGTTGAAAATAATGTCTATTTTTGCTAAATTAGACTTAGTTGAATCATTGTGAATTGTCATATATCcggtaaatttgaaaaatacAGATGCTTGAGTTGTTTAACAAATAGCATTATTATAAGTAAATTATGCTTTTCTATCAAGTCGTTCATCCAATTTCGCTGTTAAAATACAAATCTTTGTTTTCCATCTATCAtcactttcattttttttttttccacttcTTTAGGTGTCTATATGAGcttgttagatttatttttcttcaatatATTGTATATGGTACTTGTAAGTAAATCAACTTACTAGGAAGATTCGCATATTCACTAGAAAAATCAACACAAATCagcagaaaaataaaatcaaggaCCAATAATTTCCATTTGAAGTGAGGAATTGAAGATGAACCAATTAAGAAGGAAGCATGAAGATGGGGAAAAGTAGGGAGAAGAGAAAAGTAAGAAGATGGGAACAACAACAAAAAGAACACTAATAGTAGCATTCAGATTgagttttattttggttttatttgaaCTTTTGGGGGATTAAATTTATGAAATTGAGTTTTACCTAAATCTCTAAAAAAGTAGTTTCAATCAACATGAGGAAGCAAGAATAAGTGCAACACAAAGACCCAATTCGAAGACCCAATTCGTTACAAAAATGactttaaaaaccctaaatctaaccTTAAACTTCGAATTGAAAAGAACCCTAAATCTCTGAAGAAGTAGTTTCAAACCAACATGAGGAAGCAAGAATAAGTGCAACAGAAAGACCCAATTTGTTACAAAAAtgacttaaaaaaccttaaatttgaCCTTAATCTCCGAACTGAAAGGAACCCTAAATCTCTGAAAATGTAGTTTCAACCAATATGAGGAAACAAGAATCTGCACAATAATCAAAGAAAGAGACTTcaccataaaaatatatatcattGTCCTTTTGTTAATTCTCcaaaattaagaaagaaaaatagCATAATTCCATTTTAACCATTTACAACATTACCTATATCAGAAACAGAACAATATGACCATCAACAGATCAGAAACAACATCACAGTAAGTAGAAAATTCAAAATAGCAATAGATTCACCAGGAAAAACAGCACAAATTAgcagaaaaataaaattgaagacCAATAATTTCCATTTGAAGTGAGGAATTAAAGATGAACCAATTAAGAGGGAAGCAAGAAGATGGGGAAAAGTAGGGAGAAGAGAGAAGTAAGAAGATGGGAAAAAGCAGACAAAAAGGACGcaaaagaagtaaaaaaaaaaaaagaatacccTCCAAAAGTCAATCAAATTTCAATCAATATCTTAAATTTAGAGCATTATAACTACCTTACCAAAATTAGAATTCCTATCTAACCGCAAAAATAGTAAAGCTAATTATAAGTTATGCATCACATTGAAATTAGGTAAACATATAACCAAGAAAGATAATAAAGAACAGATATACATTGTTTCCCAAGCAACAATAGGTATTCATGGCATTCTTCAATTCTCAAAGAATCTCTAGCCTAACTTCATAAAGCAGAAGATACTACCAATGAAAACAATGCCCACGGCCTGTAATAAACAATATCATCAActacaaaaaaattcagaataTGCATCATAacgttttttttaacaaattccAAAGAATTTCATAGAAGAAAGAAGAACCAAACACTAAAATAGACGAGACTAAGACTGCCGGTATAAAAAACCTTGATAAGGGACAAAACTATTGGAACGAAGTCTCACTTATAACAGGCCACCCAAACAACATATGAACGAACTATGTTCAAAAATCATTTGCAAACCAAAGACATCATAAACAAGTCCAACACAAAATATCCCAAGCAATGTAATTATCTACGTTTGATCGCATTTCATTTATAAGTATGactaatttattacaaaaattgCCTTTACCTATAACAGCCTATTTGTGCAATGTTTTTGTCGAGTTTAATATTTGAtccaataattaattttaaatttatgaagCTAACTCTGTGGGTTCAATCATAAAgggatttgaaaatatttatcaaCAAGAAGGATTTGTAGAGGAAGCAGCATAAGGTGAAAACAGTAGTGAAAAGGAGCATAGAAATGGTTATAATGAAGGTAAAGTTCCCACAGTCAAAAGAGGACTACCGTGCAACGCAGTTTGTTGGTAGATATACCAGAGAATGGAAAACGAAGCAGTGAAGATGAAATAACGGAAGTGTGCTTGATGGAGGTTGTTAGGTCAGAACATATGGTTGGAGATTGCAGATTGATGTAAGAGACGCTTCTCTTCCTTTGGATAGAAAAAGTACCTGTAATGTGCATGTTGATGCTGAAACATGTGCAAATAAATCTAATTCTTTGCAAACCACAGAAGAAAACATATATTATGAAGCTCTCCGAAATAGTATGTTTTATAAAGCAACTTAACTTTGTATTAACTCATTATTAAGAAGATTTTAGGGGtttatttgtgtgtgtgtgtgtatatatatatatatatatatatatatatatatatatatatatatatatatatatatatatatatatatatatatatatatatatatatatatacatgtatatatgtatatatatatattattatacatatatatacatatatatatatatatatatatacatatatacatatatatatatatatatatattaatatatatatatatatatatatatatatatatatatatatatatatatatatatatatatatatatatatacatatatatacatatatatatatatatatatacatatatatatatatatatacatatatatatatatatatatatatatatatatatataatatatatatatatatatatatatatatataatatatatatatatatatatgtatatatgtatatatatatatatatatatatatagtatatatatatatatatatatattatgtatatatatatatatatattatatatatatatatattagtatatatatatatatatatatatatatatatatatatgtatatgttatatatatatagatatatatatatatatatatatatatatatatatatatatatatatatatatattatatatatgtatatatatatatagtatatatatatatatatatattatatatatataatatatatatatatatatatatatatatatatatatatatatatatatatatatatatatatttataaatattattatatatatatatatatatatatatatatatataatatatatatatatatatatatatatatatatatatatttatatatatatatatatatatatatatatatatatatatataatatatatatatatatatatatacatatatatatatatatatatatatgtatatgtgtgtatatatatatatatatatatatatatatatatatatacttctttatatatatatatatatatatatatatatatatatataatatatatatatatatatatgtatatatacatatatatatatatatatatatatatatatatatatataatattaataatatatattatatactaatatatatatatatatatatatgtatgtatattatatatatatattatatattatatatatatatatatatatatatgtatatatatatatatatatatatatataatatatatatattattatatatttatatagatatatatatatatgtatactgtatatatatagtatatatatatatatatatatatatatatatatatgtatat from Amaranthus tricolor cultivar Red isolate AtriRed21 chromosome 3, ASM2621246v1, whole genome shotgun sequence includes:
- the LOC130808373 gene encoding uncharacterized protein LOC130808373, which codes for MNCLCWNIRGLGKGEKIISIRKLVEKNKLTFMGLVETKHKKTIKNRMKRMWGNDEYELCEVFANEMNGGGLIATWDKISFNVAHKHSRSRWILLEGSITSHNFECCVGLVYGYNDRAGRLQLFEEIKHRGLAINKPIFPMGDFNVILHAGERIGTFRCDRSRRDFSEWITDLGLIDIPLHGIKFTWRRNESRSRIDRGLCCTSWLRKFPKLNMIGLNRSSSDHNPLLLTLEASNNCGLES